The genomic interval CAACATGGCGGGCGCGCGATCTCTCTGGCGTGCTACCGGTATGAAAGATGAAGACTTTCAAAAACCCATCATCGCGGTGGTGAACTCTTTTACCCAGTTTGTACCCGGCCACGTGCATCTGAAAGACCTTGGGCAACTGGTTGCCGGCGAAATTGAAAAAGCTGGCGGAGTAGCCAAAGAGTTCAACACCATTGCCGTGGACGACGGTATTGCCATGGGGCACGACGGCATGCTCTACAGTTTGCCGAGCCGCGATATTATTGCCGATTCTGTTGAGTACATGGTGAACGCGCACACTGCCGATGCCATGGTCTGCATCAGCAATTGTGACAAAATCACTCCGGGGATGTTAATGGCGGCCATGCGGCTGAACATTCCCTGCGTATTTGTTTCCGGTGGGCCGATGGAAGCGGGTAAAACCAAGCTGGCCGACCACAAGCTCGACCTGATCGATGCCATGGTGATGGCCGCTGACAGCAGTGTTGATGATGACACTCTGGCCGCGGTTGAGCGTTCTGCCTGCCCTACCTGCGGTTCCTGTTCCGGTATGTTTACCGCCAACTCCATGAACTGTCTGACAGAAGCGATTGGTTTGTCATTGCCGGGTAACGGCACCACTGTGGCCACTCACTCAGACCGTAAACGACTGTTTGAAGAAGCCGGACGTTTGATTGTTGAAATCACCCGTCGTTACTACGAAGAAGAAGACGTGTCGGTATTACCTCGCTCCATCGCGACGGTACCGGCATTCAAAAATGCTATGACCCTGGATATCGCCATGGGTGGCTCAACCAATACCATTCTGCACTTGCTGGCTGTTGCTCAGGAGGCTGAAGTCGATTTCAACATGTTCCATATGGACGAGTTGTCACGTCAGGTTCCGCAACTCTGTAAGGTGGCACCCAATACCCAGAAATATCACATTGAAGATGTCCATCGAGCCGGCGGCATTTTCGGTATTCTCGGTGAGTTGGATCGTGCTGCTCTGCTGGATACCTCGGTCAGCACCGTTCACAGCAGAACTATGAAAGAAGCGCTGTCCAAGTGGGATATCATGCAATCGGAGGCTGCGGATGTGGCTGAGTTCTATCGTGCGGGTCCAGCCGGTATTCCGACTCAGGTGGCATTCAGCCAGAGTACCCGCTGGTCCAGTCTGGACGCCGATCGTGCAACGGGGTGTATTCGCTCGCTAGCGAATGCTTACTCCAAAGAAGGTGGTCTGGCAGTACTGCGCGGCAACATCGCGTTGGATGGTTGTGTGGTTAAAACAGCTGGAGTGGATGACAGCATCCTCGTATTTGAAGGCCCGGCACGGATTTTCGAAAGTCAGGAAGATGCCGTCGCCGGCATTCTTGATGATCAGGTACAAGCCGGTGAAGTCGTGATCATTCGCTATGAAGGACCACGTGGCGGACCAGGTATGCAGGAAATGCTCTATCCGACCAGCTACCTGAAATCCAAAGGGTTGGGTAAGGCCTGTGCGCTGCTGACTGATGGGCGTTTCTCTGGCGGTACTTCCGGTCTTTCTATTGGGCACGTATCACCGGAAGCCGCAGCGGGCGGTGCCATTGGCCTGGTACAGGATGGGGATCGTATCAAGATTGATATCCCTAATCGTACTATCAATGTGTTGCTCAGTGATGATGAGCTACAGCAGCGCCGTGCAGCCATGACGGTCTGGAAACCTGCCAAAGAACGTCCTCGCAAAGTATCGGCGGCATTAAAGGCCTACGCCAAACTGGCAACCAGTGCTGACAAAGGTGCCGTTCGCGACCTGTCACAATTGGATTAATGGTTATTGACCTCATAAAAACCGGCTTCATGCCGGTTTTCACATTTCTGGATTGCTATTCTTATGACACCTGAACGATTTGGCGAACGATTGCTTGCCTGGTGGGATGAGCATGGTCGCAAGGATCTTCCCTGGCAGCTCAACAAATCCCCTTACCGGGTCTGGGTATCGGAAATCATGCTGCAGCAGACCCAGGTCAAAACCGTGATTCCATTTTATCAACGGTTTATGGCCCGTTTTCCCACCGTTCAGGCGCTGGCGGAGGCACCGGAAGATGAGGTTATGCATCACTGGACCGGCCTGGGTTATTACGCCCGTGCTCGTAACCTGCATAAGGCTGCCAAGATAGTAAGTACTGACTATCAAGGTGACTTCCCTGGCACGGTTGAGGCATTGCAGGCACTACCGGGTATCGGCCGCTCCACCGCTGGTGCCATCGCTGCTTTTACCATGGGCCAGAGCAGCGCCATTATGGACGGCAACGTCAAGCGGGTGCTGTGTCGTTTTCTCGGTATTCGGGAATGGCCAGGAGCCAGCCATATGCAGGCCCGGCTGTGGGAGCTGGCAGAGCGTTACACACCCAAACAGCGTACTGGCGATTACAACCAGGCAATGATGGACCTTGGTGCAACATTGTGCACACGCAGTAAACCTTCCTGTCTCTTATGTCCCTTCAATGACAGCTGTATTGCACGGCTGGAGGACCTGACCAAATCCATTCCGGCTTCCAAGCCCAAAACCGACAAACCGGTCAAATCCACCGTCATGCTCATGCTGCAACAGCAGGATGGTCGGGTATATCTGGAAAAGCGCCCGGCCAATGGTATCTGGGGAGGCCTCTACAGCTTCAAAGAATTTGAAGATCTTGACGCCGCCCAGACCTGGCTTGACCTTAAAGGATACCGCTACCAACTGGAGCCATGGGCGTGCTTCAGGCATACTTTCAGCCATTATCACCTGGACATCCAGCCGGTACTGGCGAGGCTTGAAAATGACGTGACCGAAGTCTCTGAAGCGGAATCAGTCTGGTTGCAGGTGGTACTGAACGACATTGAAATAGGACTGGCCGCACCGGTCAAAAAACTACTCGCTCAAATAGAGAAAACCCAATGACCCGAACCGTGTTTTGCCAAAAGTACCAACAAGAACTCCCTGGACTGGAAAAACCACCTTTCCCCGGACCGGCTGGGCAGAAACTGTTCGAGACGGTATCGCAACAGGCATGGGAAGAATGGCAGGCCCATCAGACCCGCCTAATCAACGAAAAACACCTGAACATGATGGATATGCAGGCCCGAAAATACATCCAGCAGCAGATGCAAAAATTCCTCAGCGGCGAAGAATATGACCAGGCAGAAGGCTATATTCCTGAGGAAAAAAAATAATTATATAAAAATCAGTAGCTTACTCTTGACTCGGAGAAGCAAAATCCGTTTAATACGCCTCCGTCGCAACGACATGCCCAGATAGCTCAGTCGGTAGAGCAGAGGACTGAAAATCCTCGTGTCGGTGGTTCGATTCCGCCTCTGGGCACCACTCAAATTCCTAGAAAAGCCCGCTTAATCAAAAGATTAGCGGGCTTTTTTATTGTTTCCTCTTTTTATTCTGTTGGCCAGATATTCCCTGGCGGTAACTTTGTGATAGTCAGGTTTAAGGCTTTGGTTATCCCTATCCCGTATACACATTACCGTACTAACCTGCTAGTACGACCAACAACATCAACAATAAATAAACAAAGTCTTTCGCTAAATATTGAGTGATTGTGGGCCATGAATCAGTAACCATATCGCGTTGCTCACAGTTATCTTTTACTCAATTGCTCCCCATGTCGTTGTGTTCACGCGTCGTTCGGAAGTGTTTGAATAATAGAATAACCCGGGGTGGAGTTTTCAAAGTTACTCCGGTTTTGATTGAGTCTGAAAAATGATTTGCCGGGACAATAACTCAAATCTTAGAGTTCATTTCATCCTTCAAGGTTTTTGAGTAACACTGGGTAGCATGAACGTTGACAAGTACTCTTTATTACTAAAAAGATAATAAAAAACTAGATCCATAAATGTGCTCAACATCAGCACGAGGAAAAAACAATGGGCAGAGTCACCGGAATTGGCGGTATCTTTATCAAAGCGCAAGATCCTGTAATGTTACGAGATTGGTATAAACAGCATTTGGGGGTTGATGTTCAGGCTTGGGGTGGAACATCGTTTCGCTGGGAGGATAGTTCTGGTAATCCAACATCAGAGACAACCGCTTGGATGACTGGCGATTTTACACAGAGCAGTGCGTCGTTCAATGTCAACTATCGAGTATCTGATTTGCAAGCGCTATTGGCTGCGCTCAGGTAGGACGAGTGTAATGTCCTGGGAAAGATGGAGGAGTCTGAATATGGAAAGTTTGGTTGGGTGAGGGATCCAGAAGGAAATAAGGTTGAACTCTGGGAGCCGCCCGTCGGCGAGTAGGGCCATACTATCTGATCAGGTGAGGTGGGTAACAATAGACAGCAGTGCTGTTGTTAATATGTAGCGTCGATAGCCAGACGTAGAAACATAGCAGCTATAAGAAAAAAAGCATATTTGATCCGTTTGCAAATACAAACAGATATCTCCAATCAATACCATAGAAAGACCAGTGAGATAATTTGTAATTTGAGCGCTTAGGTTCTATCGGATTCATTTCGGTTGTATTGCTGGCGTAAACATATGGCCTGGGTGTAACCAATCTGAAAGGTATTGTAATTGTCCTTTGTTCATATGTTTAGTCTCTTTATGCTCACCCTTTATCACGCGATTTTTAAAACCGGATATTATTTTCGTAGGCTGTGTTTGGGCTGGTTTGCCAAATGAAAGACAAGACTGATACTGTACTTCGGTTGTTTCAAAATCTGCTTTTAATGGTAAGGGGATGCAATGGAAACAGTACTTATTACAGGGGTTGGTCGAGGCATTGGTTATAAACTTGCAGAGGATTTTTTGCGTCTTGGATATAACGTTATTGGTACAGTCAGAGACGATGCGTCCAGGCAGCGGGTCTCAGATCGTGCTGCGGGGCTGGGTGCAGAAATCGAGCTTCATATTCTGGAAATAACAGACAGTCATTCGGTTGATAAATTTACTTCTGCTTTAACTGGCCGATGCATAGATATTCTGATTAACAGTGCCGGTATTATCGGGGGTGATCATCAGACCCATGAGGATTTGAATTTTGATGATTGGGAAAGAACTTTTCAGGTGAATACTGTAGCACCGATGAGAATTGCACTGGCGTTACTGCCAAATCTGAGCCTGAGTAAGAACGCAAAAATTGTTTCAATTTCCAGCAAGATGGGTGCACTGTCAGGAAAGAGCGCTGGTGCGATTGCCTATAGAAGTTCCAAGGCTGCACTCAATAAATCCATGCAATGTTTGGCGATCGAGCTTAAACCGAAAAATATCGGCGTCTATCTTGTGCATCCTGGGTGGGTAAGAACTGACATGGGCGGAGAAAGCGCGGATATCAGTGTTGAGGAGTCATCGGCAGGATTGATCAAAGTGATAACGGCGTTTTCAATGCAGCACACTGGTCGATTCTGGCAGTATGATGGTCAGGAGCTGGATTGGTAAATCCGAACCAGTGGAAATGCCAGGCTATCTTCTTTTTTGTGTTCGTCATTGGACGTGTAAAGCAGATCTTGCGGATCCAATTTGGCTATCGTTTGTTAATATCCGGCAAAGTTGACGAGTTTCCCGAATCTGAGTGGGGTTGTATAAAACTAATATAAACCCGCCTGCGCTAAGCGCGAAATGTATTTTGGGAGTCACCTTTTTGTCTCAGTTTTTTTGCTGAGGTCTGAAAGAGTGGATATGTTCCATGCTTCGCATGTGTAGAAGCCAACTAACGAGTCTGTAAATGCAGATAAGAATGATCAGAGTATAAATAGCGTGTTGGTATTTGAAAAAACCTGGAAATCCCTGCGTTACCATACCAACAGAAGATGTTCTCAAATTACTCTGTCTGCATGGCATAGATAACTGGCTTCAGTCATCGAGTACTTTAACAACTATGCTACCTGAAGATAGCTGCTGAAGATCTGCATTAAAAGACTGCTGTCGGTTACCTTCAAGGTGCATGCGTAATGTGACTTCGTGGCTATATTCCAGTTCGTGAATACAGCCGTCGTAGTCGTCTATCAGGCGGCGAATGATGGATTCAAGTGCAAATGGCAGAGTCAGTTGTAGTTGTATCAAGGGGCGTCGTTCTGTGAAGTCGGCCAGGTCAACGGCTTGGGAAACAGCTGACGAGTATGCCCTGACCAGCCCGCCGGCACCGAGTTTTATGCCACCAAAGTACCGCACGACAATGGCCATCGTGTCTCCGCAGCCGCGTTGGGTGAGAACATGAAGGATGGGCTTGCCTGCGGTGCCCGATGGTTCTCCGTCATCATTGAATGCCTGGGTTTTGGGTTGATTTGGGTCACCAAACAGGTAAGCCCAGCAGTAGTGACAGGCATCGGGATAGGTGTGTTTGAGAGCGTTCAGATGTGAGAAGGCTGTTTCACGTGTCTGTGCTGGATAAAGAAAACCCAGAAACCTGCTCTTTTTCTCTTCGAACTCAATCGATACTGCTGAAGATAGTACTTTATAGTATGGGTCAGTCATAGCCAGATAGGTTGAAACGTAAGTCGCCAATTATAGCGGTTGGGGTCGCCAATGCTATTACATGGAAAAACGTACAGTATCTGTGAGGCTTTGAGCTGAATTGTTGGTAGTGAAATAGGTGTCCGCTGAAGAAATTTACATGACTTATTTGTAGTCGCAAATGAACTGCTTTGAATAGTGGCTATTTTGGAGGCAAAGCCGTCGATTTAGGTTGAGAAAAAGAATGGTTGGTTTTTTTGATGCCTCATGAAAATATATTCACCATAAATCCTACTAAAGAAGGATAGAGCAAAACTGTTGGCACAGCTGACAATCACTCCTGAGTCTTTCTGTGAGAAATGAGGTGGGAGTCGGGCTGATTCCATGGCCAAACAGACGGTCAAAATAAGAGTGTCTGTGAGGGTGGACGGTTGTTCTCTGAGCCTGTTGATGTCCTCTGTATCAGGAAGTGTTTTGCTTAGTATGCAATTTTGCTGTATCCAAAATCTCTTCCTTACAGGCGAAACCTGATCATTACAGGCAATGCACAGCACAGCGGCCAAGCTGAAGTTATTTGTGTTCTGGCACTTGGAAAATTATCTGTAGGTGTAAATACAGATATGGCTGATGGTTGTGCAGGTGTCTGTGTCCGCTCTTTGTTCAAGGTAAACCGTATCAGCTCAAAATGCTGATGTCTGATTGTTCTCTTCGTATTCCTAAACCCGGAGAGCTGTCTGTTTACCCTTAGCTACATTATCTAAATGAGCAGAACTAACTCAATACTGGTTCTATAATGAATAAAATCTACAGTTACAGTATGAAGGGCTCGTATGATGATATCGCCAGATACATCCCGGTAATTGATTGTTGATCAGGGTGTGTCTGGAGTTTAACAGCCAGGTAGATTCTGATGCATGGAGCCGACAGTATCTTGATCATCGCAGCAGTATCCGTGTATCAAGGTGACAGGAGTAATCATTTTCAGAATTTAGTGGAATTGACTCGAACAACGATAGGCTGCTGCCAATGTGGTTAACAGAAAATGTAGACAGGATGTTTCAGATGAATCTGAAAGGGCGATGGAAATTCGCTTTATTTACGGTCGGATACATCGTTTCCTGCCTGATTTTTATTCTGTACCTGTATTGGCAGGCGAAAACGATTATTGATGAAAACATCAACAACAAGTTATATCACGGCGCGTTGATGGCCACTGCTGCCCTTGGTAATGACTATCATGATCACCTGACCAGCAAATCCTCCAAAACCGAAAATGAAGACTGGATTGCAATCCGGACCTTGTCAGATTATGCCAAGCGACTGGGGTTGAGCTTTATATATACGGTCATTAAAAAGAATGATCAGATTATTCTGGTTTCTTCCAGTGCATCTCAGGAAGAACTGCAGAATGGCACTTATGTCCGCTTCTTTGACCCCTACCCGGATGCCAGCGCGGAACTCATTAATACCTTTGATACACAGAAAATTACCTGGGTGGAATATTCTGACCACTGGGGGGATTTCCGCGCAGTGTTTGTACCTATGAGATCCCGTGATGGTACGCCCTATGTTGCGGGTGCTGAAGTATCATTAAAAGAGTATCAGCAGTCTCTGCGTTCCGAGGCGCTTGGGCTGGTCGGGTTTGCGGTATTTTTATTCGTCGCTTTCGGTGTTCTGGTGTCGTTATATCTGCATCGAATCCATAACCTTTATCGTTTGCGTCTTAATGCAGTGGAGCTGGAAAAAGCCCGTGATAAGGCTGAGGCGGAAAATCATGCCAAGAGTGAGTTTGTAGCAATCATGAGTCATGAAATTCGCACGCCACTCAACGGTATTGTTGGAGCTTCGGAGTTACTGGAGCATTCCACGCTCGATCATAAACAGCGGGAATATCTTGGAATCGTTCAGGCATGTACTCAGTCTCTGGTGATGATTGTCAGTGACGTACTGGATCTGGCAAAAATTGAATCCGGGAAGCTGGAACTGGATTTTTCCACATTCGCATTGCGACCGATGATTCAGACGACGCTCGATATCATTCGCCCCCAGGTCAAACAACCTGAAGTTCGTCTGATTTGCAGAATCGATGAGGATGTACCGGAGTTTATTCACGCGGATGAAAAGCACCTGCGTCAGGTTCTGACTAACCTGCTGGGAAATGCTGCCAAATTTACTGAAATCGGGGAAGTGGCTTTGAAAGTCAGTACTCACCAGGAGGTGGAGCAGCAGATTGAACTGCTGTTTGAGGTGCAGGATACCGGTATTGGTATTGATGATCAGGGCATTCAGCGATTATTCCAGCCGTTTACTCAGGTAAGCCGTTCTTCTGAGCATCGTTATGGCGGTACCGGATTGGGTCTGGCCATCTGTAAACGTTTGGTGAACGCCATGGGCGGGGATATCCGTGTTCACAGCTCGCTCGGCGATGGTTCCACTTTCTTTTTCAATCTGATTACCCAGATACCCGCAACACCAACACAGCTGCACGGCAACCGTGATTCACAGGATGATAAGGATGATGTCGAAACCTCTCTGACCATATTGCTGGCTGAAGACAATGCAGTAAACCAGCAGTTGATGAAAATGATGCTGAAGAAGCTTGGTCATGTGGTCCGTATTGTGGGTAATGGCTATGAAGCCCTTCAGGCAGTGGAAATGCAGCCCTATGACGCGATTCTGATGGACATCAACATGCCCGAGCTGGACGGCCGGGAAACCACTGTCAGGCTGCGTCAGATGAATCTGAAACCAGAACCTTATGTCATTGCCTATACCGCCGATGCGGTCGCAGAAAATCATCAGCATCTCAAATCCTGTGGGATGAATGACGTACTGGTGAAACCTGTACGAATGAAGGACCTCGAACGAGCGCTTCAGCGAGTCAGGAGAGCGGTTACATCAATGGAAAGCTGAACTATACTGGATTGGCCGATCACTCACTGTTAGCGGAGGCACTATCATGACTGATGTCGATCCAGAACAACTGTCTGCAGAAATTCGGACATTCATTTCCAAACGAACCAGCCTGCAGTTGGCTACCCATGACAAGCACAAGCAGTTGAACGTCAGCTATGCTCCCTTTGCGGTGATGGGAGAGCATTTTTATATATTGATCAGTCAATTGGCGCGTCATTGCGCCAATCTTCAAGAAGTACCAGAGTCGTCGATCATGTTGATTGAAGACGAGGCTCAATGCCATAACCCTTTTGCCCGCAAGCGACTCATTTATCAGGTAAGTGCGCATTCCGTTGAGCGTGGCAGCGAATTATGGGATGAAGGAATGGCCGCGCTGATTGAGCGTTTCGGGCCATTCGTCAAGCAGCTTTCGTCTTTGGGTGATTTCGAATTGTTCCAGCTGAAAGTCAAAGATGGACAGTATGTAAAAGGATTTGGCCGGGCGTTCAATCTGACCGGCAATGATCTTTCGGAAGTGGGTGATTTGATTGGTCAGGATAAAAGATCTGCCCGTTGATGATGGTGCTGGCTATTTATTCCTTATTCATTGTAATCACCCTTGGTGAAGATGGTTTTACCGGATGACAGGTCTTCAGCCAGTTTAATGGTATTGATATAACGTTGCCGGCCGATCTTCACTGTGGGAATGGTTCTCTGCTCCACCCAGCCACGAACAGTGGCCGGGGTGACACCAATGAAAAGGGATAACTGCTCCTGAGACATCACCGGTGGCAAAGCGGACAGGCGGATCGATTGTTTGGTCTCCATTTATTGACTCCTTACGAACCCAACAATTTTGACAATTCAACGTCGAGGAACAGTACCGCATCATGTTGATTGCGAAAGCCTGTTTCATGACGGAACAACTTCTTGCCATAATAAATTTCATAACACCAGGTACTGTATTTCGTCTGATAAACACGATGTTTAAAGAAATGACGAAATTTCAGGTCAATTGCTTTTCGGCCAATAATGTCCCTACCACAACAGCGACAGCGCTCAAGTCGATAAGAGCTGTAGAAATAATTCTGGTAGCGGTGACCCACCACACAACACAGTGCAAAGCAGCACGTTCGTCTTATGAACGAGCTGATTTCTGCAATGGTTGGAGTGAGAATGGCAACGTCTCGTCCTGTCAGTTTTATCATTACAGATCCCTCTCTGGTCATCGGTTGCCTTTAGAACCTCACTGAGCCACACTAAACCATATTCTGGCTTAGCCTTGATTTTAGTAATTTAAAATTAAGTTTAAAAATAATTAAACCATATAAATGTCTTATTTTTAAGAATTATCATCCATGAAAGAAGAATTTTTACAACGAGTGCGTCAGGTTCTGGACCAGGAAAATATGAAACCTGAAGAATTTGCCTTGAAAGCCGGCATGAAATATACCCGATTAAGAAATCTATTGAGCGGCCAAGGGCAACCCCGGTTGGTTGATATCAATGCGATATGTTCTGCATTTCCAGAATATTCATTTTGGCTGGTGTTCGACAAAGTGTTTCCGGAAGTTGGTCAGATCAACCCGGCAATCAAAGAAGCACAAAAACAGTATGTGATATCGCCTGAATCGTCCGAACAGGATGAATCGAAGTAGTCGGTCTGACAGAGGCTAGCTTTCCTGTTTGATCCAGTCCGCAGCGCGTTCTGCCAGCATGATGGTTGGGGCATTGGTATTGCCGCCTGGCAGAAGTGGCATGACACTGGCGTCCACGACGCGCAATCCCTCTATGCCTTTGACACGAAAATGCTGATCAACCACTGCGTCAGCATCCACTCCCATACGACAGGTCCCAACCGGATGGTAAATGCTCTCGGCCCGTTGCCTTATTGAGTCCAGTAGCACTGCATCGTCGGGATGATCCGGTAAAAACATGGAACGGCCGCGCAGATGATCCATGGCCGACTGATACACAATTTCCCGGCTCAGTTTGATACCTTTGAGCAGAACATCGATATCACGATCATCACTGAGATAGGCTGGATCGATTCTTGGAGCAGTCATTGGATGGGCATCGTAGAGTCCTACGGTGCCGCGTGAATAAGGTCTTAGCTGACAGGCATGGAGGCTGAATCCCTGGCCATAATGAAGTTTGCGGTTATGGTCATCCGCCATGGCCAGTAAGAAGTGTAATTGGATATCCGGGCGATCAAGTGCCGGGTCGGTTTTGATAAAACCGCCGGCATCTGCAATATTTGAACTGAACAGTCCCCGGCGATGGTGGATATAAGCCGGAAGTTCCGTTGCCATGCGTGCCATCCCCTGTATCCCATAACCGACCAGATGTGAATTGCTGCTGCGCCAGACAGAAATATAATCCAGGTGGTCCTGCAGGTTGGCACCTACCTGGTTCTGTTCCAGCAATACCGGAATACGGTGACGATCCAGCTCCTCTTTTGGGCCGATGCCCGATAGCATCAGTAGTTGTGGCGAATGAAATGTACCACCACAGAGAATCACCTCTTTACGGGCCGAAAAGTTTTGTCTGGAGCCTCGTTGCAAAATAACTTCCACTGCCTTGATGCCATGATTATCTGGTACCAGTCGGGCAACTCTGGCATGGGTTAGAACGGTGAGATTTTTGCGCTCCATGCAGGGTGTTAAAAATGCCCTCGCTGCACTGCATCGGATGCCTTCTGTCTGAGTAACCTGGTAGCGCCCAATGCCTAGCTGCTGATTGCCGTTGAAATCCTCGTTGATGGGATATCCACTTTGCCGGGCTGCATCGATAAAGGCATCGATCACCGGGTTCTGGTATCGAAGGTCGCTGACGGAGAGAGGCCCATCGGTTCCGTGCCAGGGTTCTCCCAAACGTTCATTGCCTTCACTGTGTTTGAACCACGGCAGTACTTCAGACCAGGCGAAGTCAGTCAATCCCAGACTGGCCCAGTCATCATAATCGTGTGGATGACCACGGGTATAGATCATTGCATTGATTGCACTGCTACCACCGAGCGCATGACCTCTGGGCTGATAACATTGCCGATGATT from Gynuella sunshinyii YC6258 carries:
- a CDS encoding SDR family oxidoreductase, with the translated sequence METVLITGVGRGIGYKLAEDFLRLGYNVIGTVRDDASRQRVSDRAAGLGAEIELHILEITDSHSVDKFTSALTGRCIDILINSAGIIGGDHQTHEDLNFDDWERTFQVNTVAPMRIALALLPNLSLSKNAKIVSISSKMGALSGKSAGAIAYRSSKAALNKSMQCLAIELKPKNIGVYLVHPGWVRTDMGGESADISVEESSAGLIKVITAFSMQHTGRFWQYDGQELDW
- the ilvD gene encoding dihydroxy-acid dehydratase; amino-acid sequence: MPQYRSKTSTAGRNMAGARSLWRATGMKDEDFQKPIIAVVNSFTQFVPGHVHLKDLGQLVAGEIEKAGGVAKEFNTIAVDDGIAMGHDGMLYSLPSRDIIADSVEYMVNAHTADAMVCISNCDKITPGMLMAAMRLNIPCVFVSGGPMEAGKTKLADHKLDLIDAMVMAADSSVDDDTLAAVERSACPTCGSCSGMFTANSMNCLTEAIGLSLPGNGTTVATHSDRKRLFEEAGRLIVEITRRYYEEEDVSVLPRSIATVPAFKNAMTLDIAMGGSTNTILHLLAVAQEAEVDFNMFHMDELSRQVPQLCKVAPNTQKYHIEDVHRAGGIFGILGELDRAALLDTSVSTVHSRTMKEALSKWDIMQSEAADVAEFYRAGPAGIPTQVAFSQSTRWSSLDADRATGCIRSLANAYSKEGGLAVLRGNIALDGCVVKTAGVDDSILVFEGPARIFESQEDAVAGILDDQVQAGEVVIIRYEGPRGGPGMQEMLYPTSYLKSKGLGKACALLTDGRFSGGTSGLSIGHVSPEAAAGGAIGLVQDGDRIKIDIPNRTINVLLSDDELQQRRAAMTVWKPAKERPRKVSAALKAYAKLATSADKGAVRDLSQLD
- a CDS encoding YigZ family protein; this encodes MTDPYYKVLSSAVSIEFEEKKSRFLGFLYPAQTRETAFSHLNALKHTYPDACHYCWAYLFGDPNQPKTQAFNDDGEPSGTAGKPILHVLTQRGCGDTMAIVVRYFGGIKLGAGGLVRAYSSAVSQAVDLADFTERRPLIQLQLTLPFALESIIRRLIDDYDGCIHELEYSHEVTLRMHLEGNRQQSFNADLQQLSSGSIVVKVLDD
- a CDS encoding helix-turn-helix domain-containing protein, whose protein sequence is MKEEFLQRVRQVLDQENMKPEEFALKAGMKYTRLRNLLSGQGQPRLVDINAICSAFPEYSFWLVFDKVFPEVGQINPAIKEAQKQYVISPESSEQDESK
- the mutY gene encoding A/G-specific adenine glycosylase, which translates into the protein MTPERFGERLLAWWDEHGRKDLPWQLNKSPYRVWVSEIMLQQTQVKTVIPFYQRFMARFPTVQALAEAPEDEVMHHWTGLGYYARARNLHKAAKIVSTDYQGDFPGTVEALQALPGIGRSTAGAIAAFTMGQSSAIMDGNVKRVLCRFLGIREWPGASHMQARLWELAERYTPKQRTGDYNQAMMDLGATLCTRSKPSCLLCPFNDSCIARLEDLTKSIPASKPKTDKPVKSTVMLMLQQQDGRVYLEKRPANGIWGGLYSFKEFEDLDAAQTWLDLKGYRYQLEPWACFRHTFSHYHLDIQPVLARLENDVTEVSEAESVWLQVVLNDIEIGLAAPVKKLLAQIEKTQ
- a CDS encoding ATP-binding protein is translated as MNLKGRWKFALFTVGYIVSCLIFILYLYWQAKTIIDENINNKLYHGALMATAALGNDYHDHLTSKSSKTENEDWIAIRTLSDYAKRLGLSFIYTVIKKNDQIILVSSSASQEELQNGTYVRFFDPYPDASAELINTFDTQKITWVEYSDHWGDFRAVFVPMRSRDGTPYVAGAEVSLKEYQQSLRSEALGLVGFAVFLFVAFGVLVSLYLHRIHNLYRLRLNAVELEKARDKAEAENHAKSEFVAIMSHEIRTPLNGIVGASELLEHSTLDHKQREYLGIVQACTQSLVMIVSDVLDLAKIESGKLELDFSTFALRPMIQTTLDIIRPQVKQPEVRLICRIDEDVPEFIHADEKHLRQVLTNLLGNAAKFTEIGEVALKVSTHQEVEQQIELLFEVQDTGIGIDDQGIQRLFQPFTQVSRSSEHRYGGTGLGLAICKRLVNAMGGDIRVHSSLGDGSTFFFNLITQIPATPTQLHGNRDSQDDKDDVETSLTILLAEDNAVNQQLMKMMLKKLGHVVRIVGNGYEALQAVEMQPYDAILMDINMPELDGRETTVRLRQMNLKPEPYVIAYTADAVAENHQHLKSCGMNDVLVKPVRMKDLERALQRVRRAVTSMES
- a CDS encoding VOC family protein, translated to MGRVTGIGGIFIKAQDPVMLRDWYKQHLGVDVQAWGGTSFRWEDSSGNPTSETTAWMTGDFTQSSASFNVNYRVSDLQALLAALR
- a CDS encoding pyridoxamine 5'-phosphate oxidase family protein, whose product is MTDVDPEQLSAEIRTFISKRTSLQLATHDKHKQLNVSYAPFAVMGEHFYILISQLARHCANLQEVPESSIMLIEDEAQCHNPFARKRLIYQVSAHSVERGSELWDEGMAALIERFGPFVKQLSSLGDFELFQLKVKDGQYVKGFGRAFNLTGNDLSEVGDLIGQDKRSAR
- a CDS encoding helix-turn-helix domain-containing protein translates to METKQSIRLSALPPVMSQEQLSLFIGVTPATVRGWVEQRTIPTVKIGRQRYINTIKLAEDLSSGKTIFTKGDYNE
- a CDS encoding oxidative damage protection protein, with product MTRTVFCQKYQQELPGLEKPPFPGPAGQKLFETVSQQAWEEWQAHQTRLINEKHLNMMDMQARKYIQQQMQKFLSGEEYDQAEGYIPEEKK